ATCTCGATCGTCGCGCTCCTGCTGGCCGTCGTCGCGACGAACCTGCAGTGGGTCGCGAAGCAACTGTCCTGACGCCGGAATTCTCAGGACGCCGGTTTTTCGATTCGTTTTGTTGTCCGTCGTTTCGTCGTCTCGGAGAGCGACATCGCGACCCTCGAGCGACCGAGATTAAGAGGCGATGAGAACCACGGCGACGACCGCGAGCGCGAATCCGACGACGTTCGCGGTGCTCAGCGCCGTCTCGAAGTAGGCGACGCCGACGAGGACGGGGACGACGAAGTAGAGGCCGGCGATGGCCGAGACGACCGCCATACTCCCCCGCGTCAGCGCCGCGTAGAACGCAAGGGTCCCGGCCGCGAGAAACACGCCCGACCCCAACGCGAACGCGATGTCGGTACTCGTTCCGGCGATCGGGCGCCGCGACAGGACCGCGTATCCGCCGACGAGTCCGATACTCGCCACGTACGACAGCAGGACCGCGTTCACGGCCGATAGCGACCGCGTCGCGACGTCCGCCGCGACCGCCCAGCCGCCGAACAGCAGCAAGGTCGCAAGTGCCAACGCTATCGCTACGCTCACCATACGGCCACCCTCTCTGTCGCCCTTTCAAGAAATCGTCGGTCTTCAGACGCGTGTTGCGGCCTGCCACCGAACCTGCGACCGACCAGCCGCGTGGCCGTCTCGAGCGCTCGCCTGCTTCTCGAGGCGACCGCTCGAGTCACGGGGACGGGGAAGGGCAGGCGCTCGAGCGGCGCGCAGATCCGCGCGCCGCGATAATACGCACCTGACGGACGAAAGGGCGAGCGTTGCGAGGTCGCAAAGCGACCTCGAGGTGAAGCGGCGAAGCCGCGGAACGAGCGCTGCCAAGCGCTCGCGAGGGCTTATAAGAAGCGGAAGGTCTCGAGGTTCTTCGGCGCGAAGGTTCGCATGTCGTAGTTGTGGTAGAGGGCGGAGGAGAGGTCCTGCGTGGACCGCTCGTCGCCGTGGACGCAGAGCACCTTCTCGGGACGGGGGTTCATCGTCTTGACGAAGTTCTCGAGGCCGGCGCGGTCGGCGTGGCCGGAGAAGCCGTCGACGGTCTCGACGTGCATGTTCAGCGAGAGAGTCCCGCGGCCGTTGTCGCCGCCCATGGCGCCGACTTCGCTGGTCGGGATCTCGTCCCAGCCGTTCTGGATGCGGCGGCCGAGGGTCCCCTGGGCCTGGTAGCCGACGAAGGTCAGCGTCGAGTCCGGATCGGGGCCGATGTGGGAGAGCCAGGACATGATCGGGCCGCCGGTGACCATACCGGACGTCGAGAGGATGATGCAGGGCTCGCCGTCGGCGACGTCCTGGCGCTCCTCCTCGCCGCCGTCGATGTGGTTGAACTCGTCGGCGAGGAAGGGGTTCTCGTCCTCGTGGAAGATCCGGTCGCGAAGGTCGTCCCGGAGGTACTCGGGGTAGGTCGTGTGGATGGCCGTCGCCTCCCAGATCATGCCGTCTAAGTGGACCGGCATCTCGGGAATATCGCCCTCGCGCATCGCCTCCTCCAGGACGAGCATGATCTCCTGAGAGCGACCGACGGCGAACGCTGGAATGAGGACCTTGCCGCCGCGGTCGTAGGCCTCGTTGATGACCCGCTTGAGTTTCTCTTCCGAGTCTTCCTGGTCGGTCTGGTAGTCGTTTCGACCGCCGTAGGTCGACTCGAGGACGAGCGTCTCGACGCGGGGGAAGTCGTTGACCGCACCGTTGAACAGGCGGGTGTCCTCGTAGTGGATGTCGCCGGAGAAGCAGACGTTGTAGAGGCCGTCGCCGATGTGGAAGTGCGAGACGGCCGAGCCGAGGATGTGACCGGCGTTGTGCAGCGTCAGCTTGACGTCCGGCGCGATGTCGGTGACGTCGCCGTACTCGAGCGGGATGGTGTGTTTGATCGCTTCGCGGACCTGCTCGGAGTCGTAGGGCGGCGTGCGGCCCTCCTTGGCCGCGACGTCGAGGTAGTCGAGCGTCAGCAGGCCCATCAGGTCCCGCGTAGGCTCGGTACAGTAGATCGGACCGTCGTAGCCGTACTTAAAGAGGAGCGGAATGAACGCGGAGTGGTCGAGGTGGGCGTGAGTGAGGACGACCGCGTCGATCGTCTCGGGGCCGGCGCCGAACGCCTCGGGGGCGTGGAGGTAGGGCACTTCGCCCTCGGCGCCGGGCTTGTCACCGCAGTCGACGAGAATCCGGGTTTCGGGCGTCGAGAGGATGAAGGAGGCCCGACCGACCTCGCGGCAACAGCCCAGCGTAGAGATGCGGACGTACTCGTCGTCGGACATCTCCTCGCGGTGGATCTGGCGGCCGACCTTCTCGAGGATGTCCCGTCGCTCGTCGCGTTCCTGCTTGAGGAAGCTCCGGACGTTCGAGACCGTCGAGGACTCGATCGGCGGCGTGCGGACGACTTCGGGCGTCCAGCCGACGTTCTTCGTGATCTCGCGGAGTGTCGAGCCGTGGCGGCCGATAACCATGCCGGGCTTTTGGGCCTCGATGACGACCTCGCCGGTGTCGGCGTGGAAGTCGAGGTCCGTGACGCCGGCCTCCTCGGGGATCACGTTCATGATCTCCTCGCGAGCCTCCTCGGGTTGCGAGAGGACGCTCGGGTCCGGCCGAACGGTGATCCGCTTGCGCAGTTTGCTCGCGAGCTGCCGAATGAGGTCGCCCTGCTGGGCGAACTTCTTCGGATCGCGCGTGTAGACCACCAGTTCGGGGCCTTCGTATTTCACCGAGGAGACCGAGATATCGCTCGGTAACTCGCTCGTGATCTCTGCTTGCAAATCGTCGAGTTGCTGCTCTACAGTGCTCATATGTCGCCGAATTGGCTTGCGTGAACTCGTCGCCCGGGAGCGATTGCGCCCAGTCGGCTTCGAGAACCGAGGGAAACGGGAGTGGATACCGAGAACGGAACCGGAAACGAAACTCGAGACCGCAACCGAACGGAACGTGCCGAGACGTGGCGGCGCTCGATCGGTATCCGTGCCGATCGTCCCGCCGAACTGCGTCCCGCGCAGGACGCCGTCGGCCGTCTCCGTTTCCGTATCATGTCATCCCGTGCCGTGACGAACACGCTCCCAGGGCGGTTATCCTGGTCCGTGCGGGAAGATTCCAGGGAGAACCCGCTTACTCGAGGCTATTCTTTGCGTGGTATAAAAGCCTTCGCAAACAATAGGACGGTCGACCACGGAAAGCCCGTATGCGCCTGACACCGGACCGCGTCGCCGACGAACGGGAGTGGGTTCGCGGCCGCGC
The DNA window shown above is from Halopiger xanaduensis SH-6 and carries:
- a CDS encoding EamA family transporter, which translates into the protein MVSVAIALALATLLLFGGWAVAADVATRSLSAVNAVLLSYVASIGLVGGYAVLSRRPIAGTSTDIAFALGSGVFLAAGTLAFYAALTRGSMAVVSAIAGLYFVVPVLVGVAYFETALSTANVVGFALAVVAVVLIAS
- a CDS encoding beta-CASP ribonuclease aCPSF1; the encoded protein is MSTVEQQLDDLQAEITSELPSDISVSSVKYEGPELVVYTRDPKKFAQQGDLIRQLASKLRKRITVRPDPSVLSQPEEAREEIMNVIPEEAGVTDLDFHADTGEVVIEAQKPGMVIGRHGSTLREITKNVGWTPEVVRTPPIESSTVSNVRSFLKQERDERRDILEKVGRQIHREEMSDDEYVRISTLGCCREVGRASFILSTPETRILVDCGDKPGAEGEVPYLHAPEAFGAGPETIDAVVLTHAHLDHSAFIPLLFKYGYDGPIYCTEPTRDLMGLLTLDYLDVAAKEGRTPPYDSEQVREAIKHTIPLEYGDVTDIAPDVKLTLHNAGHILGSAVSHFHIGDGLYNVCFSGDIHYEDTRLFNGAVNDFPRVETLVLESTYGGRNDYQTDQEDSEEKLKRVINEAYDRGGKVLIPAFAVGRSQEIMLVLEEAMREGDIPEMPVHLDGMIWEATAIHTTYPEYLRDDLRDRIFHEDENPFLADEFNHIDGGEEERQDVADGEPCIILSTSGMVTGGPIMSWLSHIGPDPDSTLTFVGYQAQGTLGRRIQNGWDEIPTSEVGAMGGDNGRGTLSLNMHVETVDGFSGHADRAGLENFVKTMNPRPEKVLCVHGDERSTQDLSSALYHNYDMRTFAPKNLETFRFL